One window of the Zea mays cultivar B73 chromosome 3, Zm-B73-REFERENCE-NAM-5.0, whole genome shotgun sequence genome contains the following:
- the LOC100278746 gene encoding uncharacterized protein LOC100278746 precursor, with the protein MSGRVLLRAAAFGLAAAGAASLHAVSKWTPPGEIPPFDLSVKFNLLESANGLQAALLRAHPLFGVHLHDVRARAELDLARVDMEIGHGGDPAAAADLRLLLALLAVRDGRADEAMRLYEEAFRHAPFDPRPRALAYNLCFLCGREDESAAWRSAYDRLVPGSIQYPGWESDKTRELVHELVIAATLGGVNVLLDPEWYLVMHVASKAMDKALVAALQDKALSATERLQFRLLRVFLDNFMEVEAELAEDD; encoded by the coding sequence ATGTCTGGCCGCGTCCTCCTCCGCGCGGCTGCCTTCGGCCTCGCCGCCGCGGGTGCGGCGTCCCTGCATGCCGTGTCCAAGTGGACGCCTCCCGGGGAGATCCCTCCCTTCGACCTGTCCGTGAAGTTCAATCTCTTGGAATCCGCGAACGGTCTCCAGGCCGCCCTGCTCCGCGCGCACCCGCTCTTCGGTGTGCACCTCCATGACGTCCGAGCCCGCGCCGAACTCGACCTCGCGCGCGTTGACATGGAGATTGGCCATGGCGGCgatcccgccgccgccgcggaccTCCGCCTCCTCCTCGCGCTCCTCGCCGTGCGCGACGGTCGCGCGGACGAGGCGATGCGGCTCTACGAGGAAGCGTTCCGCCACGCGCCTTTCGACCCCCGGCCCCGCGCCCTCGCGTATAACCTCTGTTTCCTCTGCGGGCGAGAGGACGAATCTGCAGCGTGGAGAAGTGCTTACGACCGCCTCGTCCCGGGCTCCATCCAGTACCCGGGATGGGAGTCCGATAAAACAAGGGAGCTCGTCCACGAGCTCGTGATCGCGGCGACGCTGGGCGGCGTGAACGTGCTCCTCGACCCTGAGTGGTACTTGGTCATGCACGTGGCCAGCAAAGCTATGGACAAGGCGCTGGTCGCAGCGCTGCAGGACAAGGCGCTATCTGCGACGGAGAGGCTTCAGTTCCGATTGCTCCGCGTGTTCCTGGACAACttcatggaggtggaggcggagctgGCCGAGGACGACTGA